One window from the genome of Penaeus monodon isolate SGIC_2016 chromosome 2, NSTDA_Pmon_1, whole genome shotgun sequence encodes:
- the LOC119583263 gene encoding uncharacterized protein LOC119583263 isoform X2, which yields MTMKNCESFDEEDIHFGRFYKASTQTCKRAMKEVFLVVFYRVYVRPLEEWPTNLNQYCTQVLGWSNRKLREGFSANERARFDETVTSADYDLSLLTKMFNKFYEHIPFPESLRKAMRDIKNVRNRVCHEQFSVDETDLREHMEDLQQMLRTLFDETSNFFEIDLGNLKQFYLDEVDEIRSAPITGQGMTYFENMEKFREDLVGKFITYGRKELVSYYGKLKILNPFTWLSDEKFPELVVDKIFTPLYIKEQERAIDVATLFVTEIYNEERQTESGILPAVLILSGIAGCGKTSLCRYILHVWRTRNGMIQDLRAVDILIFVEARNITECSLAAYLQKTLLRETCSYFDEKEIVLTLQKMNVLFVIDGMDEVTENGKILVEEIFSTLGNARVIITSRPEFVYVITQNAHKYHHRFLKLGIKGFTNEGIKSFTSKILKSCEPNEGKCRQIETEFRSFLKTTGSALGEHLKLPLTAALLIMLWKDDNSRISNITSSTSLYCELFRLCTMKLIARLQASTASHQIELEGVLNAWLMALAEEAYEMLSSGRFAIDSSRQHQLSSLCKKHNIDCIQTLSAFLICDVKERLGGTEYTFSFLHKSQMEYLASLYLTKKLLEVHKPKSKPVHGMLKRFRKIFRKDKEKEEEEEDSLLTTLADRRWWNTVLFTLGHVSQMEKVPERLIGDLTDILIDHSLHDISLMWRIIQESGCHPLVCDLVNAAIVTDFVWKPDCESLCNPGDPVVLLMQKTKYSPNGVSIRIVNKIGHGKVALDGEGFGERDNVNLFPILRCLSERPQTNVVLRLDQHYYEWGNLECSDDIVATLLPGGKLTAFMGHLGQEGAKAFAAVEELGETCIRVTDLSTLQTLENSLSSGPNKKSVDMLTIRIDIPWPTKTEAIPKISTPSYVSLILKDVSDVTEECAADVIIKMRDSYEILDLVASSLTPAGGMRFLKRLIENKIEVFDKITIRSCYAIEYKDYEDLNKNITYNVEWLW from the coding sequence ATGACTATGAAAAATTGTGAAAGCTTTGATGAGGAAGACATCCACTTTGGGCGCTTCTACAAAGCATCGACACAGACATGCAAGCGGGCAATGAAAGAAGTATTTTTGGTAGTTTTCTACAGAGTATATGTCAGACCCCTTGAAGAATGGCCAACAAACCTTAACCAATATTGTACACAGGTTTTAGGTTGGTCTAATCGAAAGCTTCGTGAGGGCTTCAGTGCAAATGAAAGAGCCAGATTTGACGAGACGGTGACATCAGCTGACTATGACCTCTCTCTTCTGACTAAGATGTTTAACAAGTTTTATGAACACATACCATTTCCCGAGTCCCTTAGAAAAGCAATGCGAGATATAAAGAATGTCAGAAATAGAGTTTGTCATGAACAGTTTTCTGTTGACGAAACTGATCTCCGAGAACACATGGAAGACCTACAGCAAATGCTACGCACCCTTTTTGACGAAACTTCAAACTTTTTTGAAATAGATCTTGGCAATTTGAAACAGTTTTACCTGGATGAAGTGGATGAAATCAGATCAGCCCCAATTACAGGGCAAGGTATGACTTACTTTGAAAACATGGAGAAATTTCGGGAAGATCTTGTGGGTAAATTTATTACGTATGGAAGAAAGGAACTCGTATCCTATTATGGTAAATTGAAGATTCTTAACCCCTTCACCTGGTTAAGTGATGAGAAGTTCCCGGAGCTTGTGGTGGACAAAATCTTCACTCCGCTCTATatcaaagaacaagaaagagctATTGATGTGGCAACGTTATTTGTCACGGAAATCTACAACGAGGAGAGACAGACTGAATCGGGGATTCTGCCAGCTGTACTCATCTTGTCAGGCATAGCTGGGTGTGGAAAGACCTCTCTATGCCGATATATTCTACATGTTTGGCGAACTAGAAATGGGATGATTCAAGACTTGAGAGCAGTAGATATTCTGATATTTGTGGAAGCTAGGAATATCACAGAGTGTTCACTAGCTGCATATTTGCAGAAAACATTATTGCGAGAAACTTGCAGTTACTTTGATGAGAAAGAAATAGTACTGACACTTCAGAAGATGAATGTTCTGTTTGTTATTGACGGAATGGACGAGGTAACTGAAAATGGAAAGATTTTAGTTGAGGAAATATTTTCAACACTTGGCAATGCTCGGGTAATTATCACGTCGCGTCCTGAATTCGTTTATGTTATTACTCAGAATGCGCACAAGTATCATCACAGATTTTTGAAACTCGGAATAAAAGGCTTTACCAATGAGGGCATTAAGAGTTTTACCTCAAAGATCCTGAAGTCTTGTGAACCAAATGAGGGAAAGTGTCGCCAAATTGAGACAGAGTTCAGAAGTTTCTTGAAGACAACAGGAAGTGCTTTAGGCGAACACTTAAAGCTGCCTCTTACAGCAGCATTGCTGATTATGCTGTGGAAAGATGACAATTCTCGCATATCAAATATCACATCATCGACATCTTTGTATTGTGAGCTATTCAGATTATGTACCATGAAGTTGATTGCAAGGCTCCAGGCATCGACAGCCTCCCACCAAATAGAGTTAGAAGGTGTTCTGAATGCGTGGTTGATGGCCCTTGCAGAAGAGGCATACGAAATGCTGAGTTCAGGAAGATTTGCAATTGATAGTTCAAGGCAACATCAATTAAGTTCCTTATGCAAAAAACATAATATTGACTGTATCCAAACCCTTTCCGCTTTTCTTATTTGTGATGTTAAAGAAAGATTAGGTGGCACTGAATACACCTTTTCATTCTTACACAAGAGTCAGATGGAATATTTAGCGTCACTTTACTTAACGAAGAAGTTATTGGAAGTGCACAAACCAAAGTCGAAACCTGTCCACGGAATGTTGAAAAGGTTTAGGAAGATCTTCcggaaggacaaagaaaaagaagaggaagaagaagattctCTGCTGACAACATTAGCTGATCGTCGGTGGTGGAACACTGTGCTTTTCACTTTAGGTCACGTGAGTCAGATGGAGAAAGTGCCAGAAAGGCTGATAGGAGACCTTACAGATATCCTGATTGATCACAGTTTACATGACATCTCTTTAATGTGGCGTATAATCCAAGAGTCAGGATGCCATCCCCTTGTGTGCGACTTGGTCAACGCTGCAATAGTTACGGATTTTGTTTGGAAGCCCGATTGTGAAAGCTTGTGTAATCCAGGGGATCCAGTTGTTTTGCTAATGCAGAAGACCAAATATAGTCCAAATGGTGTGTCAATAAGAATTGTAAATAAAATCGGACATGGGAAAGTTGCTCTAGATGGCGAGGGGTTTGGCGAAAGAGACAACGTCAACCTGTTCCCCATTTTGCGGTGCTTGTCTGAGCGGCCACAGACGAACGTTGTCCTGAGGTTGGATCAGCACTACTACGAGTGGGGGAACTTGGAATGCAGTGACGACATCGTGGCAACCCTCCTGCCGGGAGGGAAACTAACGGCTTTCATGGGCCATCTAGGGCAGGAGGGGGCCAAAGCCTTCGCGGCCGTAGAGGAGCTGGGCGAAACCTGCATCCGCGTCACGGACCTCTCGACGCTTCAGACGCTGGAAAACTCCCTTTCCTCAGGACCCAACAAGAAGAGCGTAGACATGCTCACGATACGTATCGATATACCCTGGCCAACGAAGACAGAAGCCATCCCGAAGATTAGCACCCCTTCTTATGTGTCCTTGATCCTGAAAGATGTGAGTGATGTGACTGAGGAATGTGCTGCCGATGTGATTATCAAGATGAGAGACTCGTATGAGATATTGGACCTGGTAGCCTCTAGCCTCACTCCTGCGGGAGGTATGAGGTTCCTGAAAAGGctaatagaaaacaaaattgaAGTATTTGACAAAATTACTATACGTTCCTGTTATGCTATAGAATATAAGGACTACGAAGATTTGAATAAGAACATCACGTATAATGTAGAATGGCTGTGGTAA
- the LOC119583263 gene encoding uncharacterized protein LOC119583263 isoform X1 translates to MLGKLKQGMRSLLSSIILAMMLPVAPLNLGGFDKDDIHFARFYKAATQTNKRALKEIFLLMFYRAGVRPIEIWSKTVQGFCVEVLGWSNRKIRETFNAAEREKIEEPLNTADYDISLLVKLLGKLFEEYRLPGPLIRAILALKIVRNRVCHEQLAVDEISLRDNMEDLKHLLENLFDEASNFFGVDLGSLKQSYLAEIDEIKSAPLTGQATTYFEKMKQFREDLVGKFITHGRRELMAFYANLKILNPFTWLSDDKFPELLVDKIFTPLHIQEIGRVIDIETLLITELFCEKQQIPLGILPSVLILCGIAGCGKTSLCRYILHVWRTRMGTIEGLRSVDILIFIEARNVTESSLVSYMQKTLLRETCDYFDEKEIMLTLQKVNVLFVIDGMDEATTNGRALVEEILSTLGSARMIITTRPEFTSLLTQKATKHHCKLLTLKIKGFTPQGLRDFISSMLMRYEPDKEKCHRMEVEFKSYLNSTGTAFGDHLKLPLTIALLIILWKDNTSRVSKITSSTLLFSELFRLCAMKLISRLQASTSLHHIELEGIINDWLMILAEEAFSMLDEGKFVIEQAKQMKLSSFCRKVNIDAVQTLSAFLLCEVKESVGGVNHSFSFIHKSQMEYLASLHIVRHLPRDHPDVMSKVPSLLKDPILLKIRETGWWNTVVFTLGNLCIENKVTDGILHCITKILLSGSRSTSIGTLWRIIQESNCHPLVSELVTATISLELIWKPDHESLCDPLNPMKLILQNTDFAPKGVLMRIYGSVSQGNVAVKGGACEVRENINVFPILRLLSKRPDTNVVLRMDQHYYEWGNSETGDDLLTTLLPGGRLTAFMGHLDVKGVSALVNMQYLGEVFVRISSGEALQALSKSLMETETVIMKLTLRLDIPLEESVKSIPRLDKPTVMSVIMKNVSDENETWAAEAVSRLGQTYDEVDLVASNLTPAGGIKFMKKLVKKEIAVTHKVTIRTCHRIEPEERKALLQIMECQTEWLW, encoded by the coding sequence ATGTTGGGTAAATTAAAGCAAGGGATGCGCTCTCTCCTGTCCTCCATTATTCTGGCGATGATGCTTCCCGTGGCACCTCTGAATTTGGGAGGTTTTGATAAAGACGATATTCACTTTGCGCGCTTCTACAAGGCGGCAACTCAGACCAACAAACGGGCACTGAAAGAGATTTTCCTCCTTATGTTTTACAGAGCGGGCGTGCGTCCCATTGAAATTTGGAGTAAAACTGTGCAAGGGTTTTGTGTCGAGGTTTTGGGTTGGTCTAATCGGAAAATTCGTGAGACTTTCAATGccgcagaaagagagaaaatagaagagccATTAAATACAGCTGACTATGATATATCTCTTCTTGTCAAATTGTTGGGTAAACTCTTTGAAGAGTACAGATTACCTGGGCCATTGATAAGGGCAATACTAGCCTTGAAGATTGTGAGAAACAGAGTTTGCCATGAGCAGCTAGCTGTAGATGAAATTAGTTTGCGTGATAATATGGAAGACCTCAAACACTTATTAGAAAATCTGTTTGACGAAGCTTCAAACTTCTTTGGTGTGGATCTTGGTAGTTTAAAACAGAGTTATTTAGCTGAAATTGACGAAATAAAATCGGCTCCTCTTACAGGTCAGGCTACGACGTACTTTGAGAAGATGAAACAGTTCCGGGAAGATCTTGTGGGAAAATTTATTACCCATGGGAGAAGAGAACTAATGGCTTTTTATGCTAATTTGAAGATCCTGAATCCTTTTACCTGGCTAAGTGATGACAAATTTCCTGAGCTCCTCGTGGACAAGATCTTCACCCCTCTGCATATTCAAGAAATAGGAAGAGTTATAGATATTGAGACTCTACTCATTACTGAACTCTTTTGTGAAAAGCAACAGATACCATTGGGGATCCTGCCGTCTGTTCTTATCTTGTGCGGTATAGCTGGCTGTGGAAAAACTTCATTGTGTCGTTACATTTTACATGTTTGGCGGACTAGAATGGGAACAATCGAGGGGCTGAGATCAGTTGacattttgatatttattgaAGCCAGGAATGTTACTGAAAGTTCGCTGGTTTCATACATGCAAAAGACTTTATTGCGGGAAACATGTGATTACTTTGATGAAAAAGAAATCATGCTGACACTCCAAAAGGTAAATGTTCTCTTTGTCATTGACGGCATGGATGAAGCCACGACGAATGGAAGAGCCTTAGTGGAGGAAATACTTTCTACACTTGGCTCAGCTCGCATGATTATCACAACTCGACCTGAATTCACTTCTCTGCTCACACAGAAAGCCACAAAACATCACTGTAAGCTCTTGACTCTTAAAATTAAGGGTTTCACACCACAGGGTTTAAGAGATTTTATCTCGAGCATGCTTATGCGTTATGAACCTGACAAAGAGAAGTGTCATCGAATGGAAGTAGAATTTAAAAGCTACTTGAATAGCACAGGAACTGCTTTTGGCGATCACCTCAAATTGCCCCTTACAATAGCTCTCTTGATTATTCTGTGGAAGGACAATACATCTCGAGTTTCGAAAATAACATCATCGACTCTCCTGTTCTCTGAGTTGTTTAGACTGTGTGCCATGAAATTGATTTCTCGACTTCAGGCATCGACATCCCTTCATCATATAGAGCTAGAGGGAATCATTAATGACTGGTTGATGATACTTGCAGAAGAAGCATTTTCAATGCTTGATGAGGGTAAATTTGTAATAGAACAAGCAAAGCAAATGAAGCTGTCATCATTTTGCCGGAAGGTCAATATCGATGCAGTCCAGACTCTCTCTGCATTTCTCTTGTGCGAAGTTAAAGAAAGTGTGGGTGGAGTAAACCACTCCTTCTCGTTTATACACAAGAGTCAAATGGAATATCTAGCATCATTACACATAGTTCGCCATTTACCTCGTGATCACCCAGATGTGATGTCGAAGGTTCCCAGTCTTCTTAAAGAtccaattttattgaaaattcggGAAACCGGTTGGTGGAACACTGTCGTCTTCACATTAGGGAATCTGTGCATAGAAAACAAAGTTACTGACGGCATTCTGCATTGTATAACAAAAATTCTCTTGAGCGGAAGCAGAAGCACCTCCATAGGCACATTGTGGCGCATAATCCAAGAATCAAACTGCCATCCGCTTGTTAGTGAATTAGTCACTGCTACAATATCTCTGGAACTCATTTGGAAACCAGATCATGAAAGCCTATGTGATCCATTGAATCCGATGAAGTTAATCCTGCAGAACACAGATTTCGCACCGAAGGGCGTATTGATGCGGATTTACGGCAGTGTCAGTCAGGGGAATGTTGCAGTGAAGGGCGGCGCCTGTGAGGTGAGGGAAAACATCAACGTCTTCCCAATCTTACGGCTTTTATCCAAACGGCCAGACACTAACGTTGTCCTGAGGATGGACCAGCACTATTACGAATGGGGAAACTCGGAGACCGGCGACGACCTCCTCACAACTCTTTTGCCGGGGGGGAGGCTGACTGCATTCATGGGGCATTTGGATGTTAAGGGGGTTTCCGCTCTCGTGAATATGCAATATCTAGGCGAGGTGTTTGTCCGTATATCCAGTGGCGAAGCACTACAAGCGCTCAGCAAGTCGCTTATGGAGACTGAAACCGTTATCATGAAGTTGACTCTCCGGCTAGACATACCATTGGAAGAAAGTGTAAAGTCTATTCCGAGACTTGATAAGCCCACCGTCATGTCTGTCATAATGAAGAATGTGAGTGATGAGAATGAAACATGGGCTGCAGAGGCGGTCTCTAGACTCGGACAGACTTACGATGAGGTAGACCTTGTTGCTTCCAACCTCACCCCTGCAGGAGGAATAAAGTTCATGAAGAAGCTCGTGAAGAAGGAAATCGCAGTAACACATAAGGTCACAATAAGGACATGCCACAGAATAGAGCCGGAAGAACGGAAGGCCCTGCTCCAGATAATGGAGTGCCAGACAGAGTGGTTATGGTGA